One genomic region from Cardiocondyla obscurior isolate alpha-2009 linkage group LG01, Cobs3.1, whole genome shotgun sequence encodes:
- the LOC139113163 gene encoding Fanconi anemia group M protein-like isoform X3: protein MNIMPYVNKRKVDIILVPLSNELAQFKEKYITIMDRHVKFLIQCNILQDHTAKISKERIFCLLKKFEIKTNKSRNYPQVMKTLSILFTMYHAYELMIRHGLRAFWSFYKTHSDKYGISSEYQLRDLLCDIEVYLGPFPKLFPNGLVDEMPKNIVFGHNKFHKLKELLERHFNNNDQKDTRAIVFVEYRDIVNEVYILLLQSKPTIRPQMFIGQAGQKQKQQLKALEDFRSNRVNVLISTSIGEEGLDVGEVDLIICFDVSQDSLIRLVQRMDRTRRKRDGHIITLVTDEKEHENLKSTLSKRDSLNNKILNTSNISFSLYDNNPRMIPNEFTPECHKIHITVLPKTPSIKKNKEKRKNVNEKNETSNMKQKENLSKEVNTDQPTMINLLSDNKCNEQNEGNACNIIQLTTQNNRKHNTINPNKVKLLTDDNAGIEFLTLCAVKKSEESENNFIYNANNYINHDINKFSYTVQDEKNFNNDEIRFKDILDKNSDSNKISISYLNQQVTNIKDINTHKASTSDMKKDNEIITCTKAELSTNSLKNLERTLFETIWNESYSSIETDFEDKNDTALRNTESPNLLNSFTRNIEEVNVTHNINVIDTFPNDDCAARTNQNLSALEKFAKPEINKLTSSIDKIRDCDFNSDDDINEFKDQTNKNKLLYNSNAEESLLSRTQAIGEIARVKKKSLKRADNEESIDYSVGWNLVYKKSKVQVGKSETSSRTDNITLSNIHCDSVVKTCTPKQNFNFLDDSDEDVITENSSEKDIRCVPSTSTKSKVENYPFDDLIKSLKPCSISPKNNKNSKWILSLKDKNARNTTRKNKCKENVKNQFIDDEAVADSDASSDEFVDTNDEDIADFVSYIEIPHDRDIHAHYLQTTKSPVIKPGAFHFRKQQSPDSNIEICSQVSSQDQNSYLYDSFCVVEDDDLNTSSHSDSILDKMERELEENRRKRLCADKDVKHTKKKRRRIVNRFISEEEITAGTSDEDKEFAKILE from the exons atgaatataatgCCGTATGTTAATAAGAGGAAAGTAGATATTATTTTGGTACCTCTTAGCAACGAATTAGctcaatttaaagaaaaatatattactatcATGGATCGTCACGTTAAATTTCTTatacaatgtaatatattgCAAGATCATACTGCAAAAATATCTAAAGAAAGG atattttgtttgttGAAAAAATTTGAGATTAAAACGAATAAATCTAGAAATTATCCACAAGTTATGAAGActttaagtatattatttactATGTATCATGCTTATGAACTTATGATCAGGCATGGATTGCGTGCTTTCTGGAGTTTCTATAAAA ctCATTCCGATAAATATGGGATAAGTAGTGAATATCAGTTACGAGATTTACTATGTGATATTGAAGTTTATCTTGGGCCTTTTCCAAAATTATTTCCTAATGGACTTGTAGATGAg atGCCAAAGAATATTGTTTTTGGACATAACAAATTTCACAAACTAAAGGAGTTACTTGAACGTcactttaataataacgatcAAAAGGATACGAGAGCTATAGTTTTCGTCGAA TATAGAGACATAGTCAATGAGGTTTATATTTTGCTCTTGCAATCGAAACCGACAATTAGACCACAGATGTTTATTGGTCAAGCTGGCCAGAAGCAGAAACAACAATTGAAAGCGTTAGAAGATTTCCGAAGTAATCGCGTGAATGTGTTGATTTCAACAAGTATAG GTGAAGAAGGGTTGGACGTAGGAGAAGTAGATTTGATAATATGTTTCGATGTATCCCAGGATTCTCTGATAAGATTAGTTCAAAGAATGGACAGAACAAGACGCAAACGAGATGGCCACATAATTACTCTTGTTACGGATGAGAAAGAACATGAG AATTTGAAATCTACTCTTTCCAAAAGGGAttctttgaataataaaatattaaatacgagCAATATATCATTCTCTTTATATGATAATAACCCTAGAATGATACCGAACGAATTTACTCCGGAATGTCATAAGATACATATTACAGTATTACCAAAAAcaccaagtattaaaaaaaataaagaaaagagaaaaaatgttAACGAAAAGAATGAAACGTCTAATATGAAACAGAAAGAAA ATTTATCTAAAGAAGTAAATACAGATCAACCGACGATGATTAATTTGCTTTCTGATAACAAATGTAACGAACAGAATGAAGGCAATGCATGTAATATTATTCAGTTAACAACGCAAAACAATAGGAAACATAACACGATAAATCCTAATAAAGTTAAACTGTTAACTGATGATAACGCGGGGAtcgaatttttaacattatgtGCAGTAAAAAAGTCAGAGGAAAGtgaaaataactttatttacaatgctaataattatattaatcatgatattaataaattttcgtacACTGTAcaagatgaaaaaaattttaataatgatgAAATAAGGTTCAAAGATATACTTGATAAAAATTCcgattcaaataaaataagtatttcgTATTTGAACCAACAAGTTAcgaatataaaagatattaacacACATAAAGCTTCTACATCTGACATGAAAAAggataatgaaattataactTGTACAAAAGCTGAATTATCAACTAACTCACTAAAAAACTTAGAACGTACTCTGTTTGAGACCATATGGAATGAATCATACAGTTCAATTGAAACTGATTttgaagataaaaatgatactGCGTTACGAAATACAGAATCtccaaatttattaaatagtttTACTAGAAATATAGAAGAAGTTAATGTGAcacataatattaatgttattgaTACTTTTCCTAATGACGATTGTGCAGCTAGAACTAATCAAAATTTGTCAGCATTAGAGAAATTTGCGAAAcctgaaattaataaactcaCAAGTTCCATAGATAAAATACGAGATTGTGATTTTAACAGTGACGATGATATAAATGAATTTAAGgatcaaacaaataaaaataaattgttatataattcCAATGCTGAAGAAAGTTTGTTATCTAGAACTCAAGCCATTGGCGAAATAgctcgagtaaaaaaaaaatcgttaaaaagaGCAGATAATGAGGAATCGATTGATTATAGTGTTGGCTGGAATTTAgtctataaaaaaagtaaagttcAAGTTGGAAAAAGTGAGACAAGTTCCAGAACGGATAACATCACATTGTCAAATATTCATTGTGATTCTGTTGTTAAAACATGTACTcctaaacaaaattttaactttctaGACGATTCCGATGAAGATGTGATTACAGAAAATAGTTCGGAAAAAGATATTAGATGCGTGCCTAGTACGTCAACAAAATCAAAAGTTGAAAACTATCCGTttgatgatttaattaaaagtttaaaaccATGTAGCATATCGCcgaagaataataaaaattcgaaatgGATCTTGTcattgaaagataaaaatgctCGAAACACCACACgtaaaaacaaatgtaaagaaaatgtgaaaaatcAGTTTATAGACGATGAAGCGGTAGCAGATTCTGACGCCAGTTCAGACGAATTCGTTGATACTAATGATGAGGATATTGCGGATTTTGTAAGTTATATAGAAATCCCGCATGATCGAGACATACACGCACATTATTTACAAACTACTAAAAGTCCGGTAATAAAACCGGGCGCCTTTCATTTCAGAAAACAGCAATCACCTGATTCTAATATAGAGATCTGCTCGCAGGTCTCGTCACAAGATCAAAACTCGTATCtttat GATTCATTTTGCGTTGTCGAAGATGATGATTTAAACACATCTAGTCATAGCGATTCAATATTAGATAAAATGGAAAGAGAATTGGAAGAAAATAGACGAAAGCGTCTTTGTGCTGATAAGGATGTGAAACatactaaaaagaaaagaagaagaattgTAAATCGCTTTATAAGTGAAGAAGAAATAACTGCGGGTACGAGTGATGAAGATAAAGAATTTGCCAAAATATTagaataa
- the Endos gene encoding alpha-endosulfine: MSDDQTNEQSPTTELSSSDIEKIEEAKLKAKFPNAAGRPFGGHSAFLQKRLAKGQKYFDSGDYQMAKQKSTAKPKPTGVLPTGDAIPTPETVPQRKTSIIQQKFNTSTTS; encoded by the exons ATGAGCGACGATCAGACGAACGAGCAGAGCCCGACCACAGAG ctTTCATCGAGTGatatagaaaaaatagaagaggcaaaattaaaagcaaaatttCCAAATGCAGCTGGACGACCGTTTGGTGGTCACTCTGCATTTCTGCAGAAGAGGCTAGCCAAAGGG caaaaatattttgattctGGGGATTATCAAATGGCAAAACAAAAGTCCACAGCTAAGCCAAAGCCAACTGGTGTTCTGCCAACAGGAGATGCTATACCGACACCAGAAACAGTACCACAGCGAAAGACATCAATTATccaacaaaaatttaatacatcgACAACATCATAA
- the Bgm gene encoding very long-chain-fatty-acid--CoA ligase bubblegum isoform X1, with protein sequence MSVSQVIQSYGVINGLTRDDKAMNQSIRYATASETGLDGPDQILSTDKDTACSPDDRIRIKLDNNGPNSFTPVSIPGLFTKTAKLYPDHIAMVSRSDANGRRTTYTFQEYEATVRTVAKAFLKLGLERHHSVCIIGFNCPKWFIADLAAIYAGGLATGIYTTNSPEACQYCAEHSRANIIIVEDNKQLQKILQIKHNLTHLKAIIQYDGVPSESDVLSWEALLNIGTKESEDKLLSVMKTIGINECCILVYTSGTVGNPKAVMLNHDNILHDVRSLLLMIQLKEKSEVVVSYLPLSHVAAQLLDIMANIVLATTVYFADQNALKGTLVNTLLEAQPTLFLGVPRVWEKIYEKMQEKARSNGVIKTWIAKWAKAQGLHYYMNKINGEDYKHWGYVFAKWLVFDKVKAALGLNRCKIFVSAAAPISNDIKQYFMSLDIPLLEAYGMSECSGAHTLITLKEFCVEGVGRPLLGLYTKLDNINEHGEGEICMGGRHVFMGYLNAPDKTAEAKDKNGWLHSGDLGKFDSNGNLFVTGRIKELIITSGGENVAPYNIEQAILSELPHLSNSMVIGDKRKYLTVLVTLKSDMNEETGEPLDTLNSNVLKWAKSIGSSAKTVTEVIGSRDPAIYEEIDKAIKRANEQAISNAQKVQKFEILPRDFSISTGELGPTLKLKKNVVQEKYADLIEKMYE encoded by the exons gCAATGAATCAATCAATCAGATATGCGACTGCTAGTGAAACTGGTCTCGACG gACCGGATCAGATACTTTCCACAGACAAGGACACCGCGTGTTCTCCCGACGATAgaattcgaataaaattagataacaATGGACCGAATTCGTTCACGCCCGTATCAATTCCCGGACTTTTCACTAAAACAGCTAAGCTCTATCCTGATCACATCGCGATGGTATCGAGATCTGATGCCAATGGCAGAAGAACCACGTATACCTTCCA agAATATGAAGCCACCGTGAGAACCGTTGCGAAAGCATTTCTGAAGTTAGGTTTGGAACGACACCATAGCGTTTGCATAATAGGATTCAACTGTCCAAAATGGTTCATTGCTGATCTCGCGGCAATATACGCTGg CGGACTCGCTACCGGGATTTATACGACAAATTCTCCAGAGGCATGCCAATACTGCGCCGAACACAGTCGggcaaatataataatcgtcGAAGATAACAAGCAATTGCAAAAAATCTTGCAAATAAAGCACAATCTGACTCATTTAAAAGCAATTATTCAATATGACGGTGTACCATCTGAAAGTGACGTTTTAAGT tgggaagctttattaaatattggtACAAAGGAATcagaagataaattattatctgtgATGAAGACAATAGGGATAAACGAATGTTGCATTTTAGTGTACACg TCGGGAACGGTCGGGAATCCGAAAGCTGTGATGTTAAACCACGATAATATATTGCACGACGTGAGGTCGTTGCTATTAATGatacaattaaaagaaaagtcaGAAGTTGTAGTGAGCTATTTGCCGTTATCTCATGTTGCAGCACAG cTACTTGATATCATGGCAAACATCGTGCTAGCGACCACGGTATATTTTGCGGATCAGAATGCGTTAAAAGGCACCTTAGTGAATACGTTACTCGAGGCACAACCGACTCTTTTCTTAGGAGTGCCGAGGGTATGGGAAAAGATATACGAAAAAATGCAAGAAAAAGCGCGTAGCAACGGTGTAATAAAAACCTGGATCGCTAAATGGGCGAAAGCGCAAGGTCTTCATTATTACATGAATAAGATAAATGGCGAGGATTACAAACATTGGGGCTACGTCTTTGCCAAATGGCTTGTTTTTGATAAAGTTAAGGCAGCATTGGGTCTTAACAGatgcaaaatatttgttaGCGCAGCAGCCCCTATAAGTAACGACATTAAACAATACTTTATGAGTTTAGATATACCTTTATTAGAGGCGTATGGAATGTCTGAGTGCAGTGGAGCTCATACATTAATCACTCTTAAAGAATTCTG CGTGGAAGGTGTAGGAAGACCTTTACTTGGTCTGTATACAAAATTGGATAATATAAATGAACATGGAGAAGGTGAAATTTGTATGGGTGGACGACATGTATTTATGGGTTACTTAAATGCACCGGATAAAACTGCGGAAGCCAAAGACAAAAACGGCTGGCTACATAGCGGTGATCTCGGAAAGTTTGACTCGAACGGAAATTTGTTTGTAACcg GTAGAATAAAAGAACTCATAATTACAAGTGGAGGAGAAAATGTAGCACCATATAATATAGAGCAAGCGATATTATCGGAATTACCACATTTAAGTAACTCTATGGTGATcggagataaaagaaaatatctaaCGGTCCTTGTCACGCTCAAG AGTGATATGAATGAAGAAACTGGTGAGCCATTAGATACGCTGAATtcaaatgtattaaaatggGCAAAGTCTATTGGTAGTAGTGCCAAAACAGTCACAGAAGTTATAGGGTCTCGCGATCCAGCC ATATACGAGGAAATCGATAAGGCAATCAAAAGAGCTAACGAACAGGCTATAAGTAATGCTCAAAAAGTACAGAAATTCGAAATTCTTCCGCGTGACTTTTCGATTTCGACCGGTGAATTAGGACCTACGTTAAAGCTCAAAAAGAACGTAGTTCAGGAGAAGTATGCGGACTTGATAGAAAAGATGTACGaataa
- the Bgm gene encoding very long-chain-fatty-acid--CoA ligase bubblegum isoform X2, which produces MVCSNAMNQSIRYATASETGLDGPDQILSTDKDTACSPDDRIRIKLDNNGPNSFTPVSIPGLFTKTAKLYPDHIAMVSRSDANGRRTTYTFQEYEATVRTVAKAFLKLGLERHHSVCIIGFNCPKWFIADLAAIYAGGLATGIYTTNSPEACQYCAEHSRANIIIVEDNKQLQKILQIKHNLTHLKAIIQYDGVPSESDVLSWEALLNIGTKESEDKLLSVMKTIGINECCILVYTSGTVGNPKAVMLNHDNILHDVRSLLLMIQLKEKSEVVVSYLPLSHVAAQLLDIMANIVLATTVYFADQNALKGTLVNTLLEAQPTLFLGVPRVWEKIYEKMQEKARSNGVIKTWIAKWAKAQGLHYYMNKINGEDYKHWGYVFAKWLVFDKVKAALGLNRCKIFVSAAAPISNDIKQYFMSLDIPLLEAYGMSECSGAHTLITLKEFCVEGVGRPLLGLYTKLDNINEHGEGEICMGGRHVFMGYLNAPDKTAEAKDKNGWLHSGDLGKFDSNGNLFVTGRIKELIITSGGENVAPYNIEQAILSELPHLSNSMVIGDKRKYLTVLVTLKSDMNEETGEPLDTLNSNVLKWAKSIGSSAKTVTEVIGSRDPAIYEEIDKAIKRANEQAISNAQKVQKFEILPRDFSISTGELGPTLKLKKNVVQEKYADLIEKMYE; this is translated from the exons GTTTGTTCTaat gCAATGAATCAATCAATCAGATATGCGACTGCTAGTGAAACTGGTCTCGACG gACCGGATCAGATACTTTCCACAGACAAGGACACCGCGTGTTCTCCCGACGATAgaattcgaataaaattagataacaATGGACCGAATTCGTTCACGCCCGTATCAATTCCCGGACTTTTCACTAAAACAGCTAAGCTCTATCCTGATCACATCGCGATGGTATCGAGATCTGATGCCAATGGCAGAAGAACCACGTATACCTTCCA agAATATGAAGCCACCGTGAGAACCGTTGCGAAAGCATTTCTGAAGTTAGGTTTGGAACGACACCATAGCGTTTGCATAATAGGATTCAACTGTCCAAAATGGTTCATTGCTGATCTCGCGGCAATATACGCTGg CGGACTCGCTACCGGGATTTATACGACAAATTCTCCAGAGGCATGCCAATACTGCGCCGAACACAGTCGggcaaatataataatcgtcGAAGATAACAAGCAATTGCAAAAAATCTTGCAAATAAAGCACAATCTGACTCATTTAAAAGCAATTATTCAATATGACGGTGTACCATCTGAAAGTGACGTTTTAAGT tgggaagctttattaaatattggtACAAAGGAATcagaagataaattattatctgtgATGAAGACAATAGGGATAAACGAATGTTGCATTTTAGTGTACACg TCGGGAACGGTCGGGAATCCGAAAGCTGTGATGTTAAACCACGATAATATATTGCACGACGTGAGGTCGTTGCTATTAATGatacaattaaaagaaaagtcaGAAGTTGTAGTGAGCTATTTGCCGTTATCTCATGTTGCAGCACAG cTACTTGATATCATGGCAAACATCGTGCTAGCGACCACGGTATATTTTGCGGATCAGAATGCGTTAAAAGGCACCTTAGTGAATACGTTACTCGAGGCACAACCGACTCTTTTCTTAGGAGTGCCGAGGGTATGGGAAAAGATATACGAAAAAATGCAAGAAAAAGCGCGTAGCAACGGTGTAATAAAAACCTGGATCGCTAAATGGGCGAAAGCGCAAGGTCTTCATTATTACATGAATAAGATAAATGGCGAGGATTACAAACATTGGGGCTACGTCTTTGCCAAATGGCTTGTTTTTGATAAAGTTAAGGCAGCATTGGGTCTTAACAGatgcaaaatatttgttaGCGCAGCAGCCCCTATAAGTAACGACATTAAACAATACTTTATGAGTTTAGATATACCTTTATTAGAGGCGTATGGAATGTCTGAGTGCAGTGGAGCTCATACATTAATCACTCTTAAAGAATTCTG CGTGGAAGGTGTAGGAAGACCTTTACTTGGTCTGTATACAAAATTGGATAATATAAATGAACATGGAGAAGGTGAAATTTGTATGGGTGGACGACATGTATTTATGGGTTACTTAAATGCACCGGATAAAACTGCGGAAGCCAAAGACAAAAACGGCTGGCTACATAGCGGTGATCTCGGAAAGTTTGACTCGAACGGAAATTTGTTTGTAACcg GTAGAATAAAAGAACTCATAATTACAAGTGGAGGAGAAAATGTAGCACCATATAATATAGAGCAAGCGATATTATCGGAATTACCACATTTAAGTAACTCTATGGTGATcggagataaaagaaaatatctaaCGGTCCTTGTCACGCTCAAG AGTGATATGAATGAAGAAACTGGTGAGCCATTAGATACGCTGAATtcaaatgtattaaaatggGCAAAGTCTATTGGTAGTAGTGCCAAAACAGTCACAGAAGTTATAGGGTCTCGCGATCCAGCC ATATACGAGGAAATCGATAAGGCAATCAAAAGAGCTAACGAACAGGCTATAAGTAATGCTCAAAAAGTACAGAAATTCGAAATTCTTCCGCGTGACTTTTCGATTTCGACCGGTGAATTAGGACCTACGTTAAAGCTCAAAAAGAACGTAGTTCAGGAGAAGTATGCGGACTTGATAGAAAAGATGTACGaataa